The following coding sequences are from one Paenibacillus sp. JDR-2 window:
- a CDS encoding histidine kinase N-terminal 7TM domain-containing protein, with protein sequence MGTPYSAALTLMVTAGVINIIMGIYVFMNRSKQAMARTFIAMCFLSAIYIFGSALELSAGTLKEVKFWITVEYFGMPFIPPVSLMLIMYFLGMERLLKWQMRYLMYLMPFITLVLVMTNDMHHFYYRSVELQIGEGIHKVELNAGPWYIIQGGYTFGCMIGGVALLLIYWNRMRSSYRLQHITMMVGLLLPIAGDFLYLGNLTPDGIDPIPVIMAITAALYMWGLVSKGMLNVAPVARDTLFESMNDAVLVLDRNNRLVDFNPAAAAILPELTTSALGQAIEPLLALHTDHLMLDLDAEAGGDMPHIYDEVKWTVGMQSYYYQIRSSFIRKRRGPETSKLIVMIDITERVRLQEQLRVLAYHDGLTGIFNRLHFIHLSEALLHQSAEQDEPLALLLFDIDHFKQINDAYGHDVGDRALLHVVDICRQLLRPEDVFGRYGGEEFVVAMPGLSHEEAETAAQRIRSEIAAQTIAAATSEPPLSVTASFGVAMAGAGCKEAGGGINQLLKAADNALYEAKNSGRNTVRSAHIEPGKKALLR encoded by the coding sequence ATGGGAACGCCTTATTCCGCTGCTTTGACGTTGATGGTTACAGCCGGTGTTATCAATATCATAATGGGTATTTACGTGTTCATGAACCGTTCCAAGCAGGCAATGGCGAGGACCTTTATTGCGATGTGCTTTCTGTCGGCCATCTATATATTTGGTTCTGCTTTAGAGCTGTCTGCCGGTACGCTAAAGGAAGTGAAGTTCTGGATTACGGTCGAATACTTTGGGATGCCTTTTATTCCGCCGGTTAGTCTGATGCTGATCATGTATTTCCTTGGAATGGAAAGGTTATTGAAATGGCAGATGCGGTATTTGATGTACCTGATGCCGTTTATTACGCTTGTGCTTGTTATGACAAACGACATGCATCATTTCTATTACCGTTCCGTCGAGTTGCAGATAGGCGAAGGTATTCATAAAGTCGAATTAAATGCGGGGCCTTGGTATATCATTCAGGGTGGTTATACGTTTGGCTGCATGATTGGCGGAGTGGCTCTGCTGCTGATCTATTGGAACCGGATGCGTTCCTCTTACCGTCTTCAGCATATTACGATGATGGTGGGGCTCCTCCTGCCGATAGCCGGAGATTTTCTCTACTTGGGCAACCTGACGCCGGACGGCATTGACCCGATTCCCGTCATCATGGCCATTACAGCGGCTTTGTATATGTGGGGGCTGGTATCGAAGGGAATGCTGAACGTTGCGCCGGTCGCCAGGGATACGCTGTTTGAGAGCATGAACGACGCGGTACTGGTATTAGACCGGAATAACCGTCTGGTCGACTTTAACCCGGCCGCCGCAGCTATTCTCCCGGAGCTTACTACCTCTGCGCTTGGGCAGGCGATTGAGCCGCTGCTTGCCTTGCATACGGATCATTTGATGCTCGACCTGGATGCGGAGGCGGGCGGAGATATGCCCCATATCTACGATGAGGTGAAGTGGACCGTTGGCATGCAGTCCTACTATTATCAGATCCGCTCTTCTTTTATCCGGAAGAGAAGGGGCCCTGAGACGAGCAAGCTGATCGTTATGATTGACATAACGGAGAGAGTGCGGCTTCAGGAGCAGCTTCGGGTGCTTGCTTATCATGACGGTCTGACGGGGATTTTTAACCGTCTTCACTTCATTCATTTAAGCGAAGCGCTCCTGCACCAATCGGCTGAGCAGGACGAGCCGCTTGCCCTGCTCCTGTTCGATATCGATCATTTCAAGCAGATTAACGATGCTTACGGCCATGATGTTGGAGACCGCGCCTTGCTGCATGTCGTCGACATCTGCCGGCAGCTGCTTCGTCCGGAGGACGTATTTGGCAGGTATGGCGGCGAGGAATTTGTAGTCGCAATGCCGGGTTTGTCCCATGAGGAAGCGGAAACCGCTGCGCAGCGGATCCGCAGCGAGATTGCCGCGCAGACTATCGCGGCGGCGACTTCCGAGCCTCCTCTTTCCGTGACGGCGAGCTTTGGCGTTGCCATGGCGGGAGCAGGGTGCAAAGAAGCGGGAGGAGGCATTAATCAGCTGCTGAAGGCAGCCGACAATGCTTTGTACGAAGCCAAGAACAGTGGACGGAACACGGTCCGTTCAGCCCATATAGAGCCAGGCAAAAAAGCGCTTCTCCGTTAA
- a CDS encoding class I SAM-dependent methyltransferase gives MKQNKYDDPDFFDKYSQMARSIGGLEAAGEWHVLRTLLPDLKDKRVLDLGCGYGWHCRYAREQGARSVLGIDISEKMIARAKSFNADAAITYRQAAIEDISFEPGEFDAVISSLALHYVEDFEGACRKIYDSLAPGGSFVLSMEHPVFTAVAAQDWHYGPSGERLHWPVDHYQDEGSRIARFLDSDVIKYHRTLSSIMNALIQAGFRMTEVAEPGPSQEALDQYAEMKDETRRPMFLLLAAQK, from the coding sequence ATGAAGCAAAACAAATACGATGATCCGGATTTTTTCGATAAATATAGTCAGATGGCCCGTTCAATCGGCGGCCTGGAGGCTGCGGGGGAATGGCATGTCCTGCGCACATTGCTCCCGGACCTGAAGGATAAGAGGGTACTGGATCTCGGCTGCGGCTACGGCTGGCACTGCCGCTATGCGCGGGAGCAAGGCGCTCGTTCCGTTCTGGGAATTGATATATCGGAGAAAATGATCGCGCGCGCCAAATCATTTAACGCGGATGCCGCGATCACCTACCGTCAGGCGGCTATCGAAGATATCTCCTTTGAGCCTGGAGAGTTTGACGCCGTCATCAGCTCGCTGGCGCTCCATTACGTGGAGGATTTCGAAGGGGCATGCCGCAAGATTTACGATAGTCTAGCTCCGGGAGGAAGCTTTGTCCTGTCCATGGAGCATCCGGTCTTTACGGCCGTTGCCGCACAGGACTGGCATTATGGCCCATCGGGCGAGCGGCTGCACTGGCCGGTCGACCATTATCAGGATGAAGGCTCGCGTATCGCCCGTTTTCTGGACTCCGATGTCATCAAGTATCATCGCACCTTATCGTCCATTATGAATGCACTTATCCAGGCGGGATTCCGCATGACGGAGGTTGCCGAACCAGGCCCTTCGCAAGAGGCCTTGGATCAATATGCCGAGATGAAGGATGAGACGCGGCGTCCGATGTTCCTGCTGCTGGCAGCGCAGAAATAG